In Candidatus Zixiibacteriota bacterium, the genomic window ATCGCGCATTCAATTTGATTCAAACTGAAAAATCCCAATCGTATCACCGCGCGAAAAAAGCTTGTAAACCTTTTTATCGTTGAGATCAATGTCATCCAGGACGATCACTTTGTCATGATTCTCTTTGACCATGGTCTGGGAGTCCTGGATGACAGTCAGTGTCCTCAGCCCCAAAAAATCCATCTTGAGAAGGCCGATCTCCTCAACCATCTTCATATCGAATTGAGTCGTGATTTCGTCCTTGGAGCCTTTGAAAAGAGGCACGTATTCGGTAAGCGCTTTGGGAGCAATCACCACTCCGGCAGCATGTGTCGAGGCGTGGCGCGCCAGCCCTTCCAGAGTTTTGGAAAGGTCAATCAACTTCTTTACCCGCACATCCTTGTCATACAATTCCTTCAACTCGGGATTTTGCGCCATCCCCCTTTCGAGCGTCATATCGGTTGCGAAAGGAATCATCTTGGCGATTCGATCGATCTCGGAATACGGCATTCCCAGCACCCGCCCCACATCGCGCACCACGCCCCGCGCGGCCATCGTGCCGAAAGTTATAATCTGCGAGACATTTTCCTTCCCGTACTTCTTAACAACATACTCAATTATCTTGTCCCGCCCCCGATCGGAAAAATCAATGTCGATATCCGGCATCGACATCCGTTCCGGATTAAGAAATCGCTCAAAGAGGAGCGAGTATTTCATCGGGTCGATATTGGTGATTTTCAGGCAGTAAGAAACCAGCGACCCGGCCGCCGAGCCACGCCCCGGACCAACCGGGATGTCCTGCGAACGGGCATAATCGATAAAGTCCTTAACGATCAGAAAATATCCGGCATAACCCTTCTGCTTTATAACGGAGAGCTCGAAATCAAGCCGTTTCTTGAGCTCTTCGGTAAACTTCTTATATCGTTCAATCAACCCCTCTTCGGCCAGGTGGCGTAAATAGCTGTCGGCATCGACAAAGCGTTCCGGAATGGGGAAACTGGGCAGGTGTGGCTTCCCCATTTCCAACTGCACGTTGCACTCCTCGGCAATACGTATCGTATTCTGCAGCGCCTCAGGAAACTCACCGAACAATTGATTCATCTCCTCCGGCGATTTGAAATAAATCTGGTCGGTTTCATACCTCATCCGGTCCGTATCGGAGACAAATTTCCCGGTCTGGATACAGAGAAGAGCATCATGCGCCTCCCAGTCGGCCTGGCGCAAATAATGACAGTCATTGGTGGCCACAAGAGGAAGGCCGGTATCGCGATGAATCGTATATATCATCGGGATCAGGAGCTTTTCCTTTTCGAGCCCATGATTCTGAATTTCCAGGAAAAAGCTCCCCTCGCCGAAAATTTCGTTGTATTCTCTGGCGGTCGCGGCGGCTTTTTCCGGCGCGCCGTGCAGAAGAAACCAGTTTACTTCACCTTTCATGCAGGCTGTAAGCGCAATCAGCCCCTCGGAGTGTTCGCGCAGAAGCTCCTTGTCTATCCGGGGCCGATGATAGAAACCTTCCAGATACCCGGCCGAGGATAATTTGATGAGGTTTTTATACCCGGTCTGATTCTTGGCCAGAAGAACCAGATGAAACCCGCCATCGGGGTAAGTCCCGGAGGGCTTTTTGTCAAATCGGGAGCCGGCGGCAACGTAAGCCTCGGTCCCAATAATCGGCTTTATTCCGGCTTTCATTGCCTTTTTGTAGAACTCAGCCGCTCCGAACAAATTTCCGTGGTCGGTTATGGCCAGCGCCGGCATCTTATACTGCCGGGCCAGCTCAATCACCGCTTCCAGCTCGCAGGCGCCATCCAGCAGAGAATACTGGCTGTGAGTATGCAGATGAACAAAATTGGCAAATTTCATATCTATAACAAACTATCTCGCTCCGACTATTGGAGCGGCTCTAATCTTAATCAATTTTTGGTCTCTGAGAAAGAGCAAAAGTCGCCTTTCTTGGATTAAACACTTTCCAAGGCAAGAGAATTCCCCACACATAAGAGCACCTCACCCCGATAGAACTAAATCGCCCCGGTGATCCCATCATGAATAAAAAGCCCCCCCAGATAAAGAAGGAACAGCGCGCAAGCCCCGATTAGAATCTTATATCCTGTCCCGGCAATCAGCTTGCGCCCTTTCCAGATAAGGAAACTGACCAGGCTGTACCAAACCAGGTCGGAGAGAATATGCCCCACATAGAAGACGGCCGGCCCGAGAAGGCCATGTTTTAGAGAACGAACCAGAAAAGCCGAACCGGTTGTGGCCCACCAAACAAACCAGTAAGGATTTGAAAGGGAGGCGACCATTCCATCCAGCACCAGCCGGCCGGAATTTTTCCCTGCGGTGGGACCCTCGACGGTTTTGAGCTTCGATTTCCACAGGTCGTAGAGCATGCCCAATCCCATAAAAATCAACATCCCGCCGCCGACAACACCGATCACATTTCCGATAGTTTTGTTTTCCTTAACCAGTGCGGCTAATCCGAAAGAGAGAAGAATCACCACGGCCAGTTCGGCGATGGCATGGCCGCCGGTAATTATTGGTCCGGTACGAAACCCCTTGGAGGGGGTTTCGGCAATATCGACGGCCAGAAGCGGCCCCGGCATCAGGGCGCCGGAAAAACCGACGACAAAAGCGGTCAGGAAAAGCGAGAGGAGTTCCATATAACTAATTTACGAAGAATCCGTCTTCATTTGAAGTCATTTCCGAGTTCTTTCAGCGCTCCAAAATATCATCATCAGGATTGAATTTGACCGATTTGACTTTATTTCCAGCCTCAGGTACATAATGAAAGAGATTCCGACCCAGAGTGAGAGTTATCAATTCGGTCTTGATCGTCCCATCAGATAGTTTGAACTGTATCGGATAGATGGTGCTGAATTTCTCACCTGTTTCGCTCACATCGATTATAACTTCAACCGAACCGTCCGCCCCAATTTTTGACTTTTTCTTCAATTTGGGAACCTGCCAGCCATACAGCCATTGCGAGAAAAATTGTTCCGTCTTCGGCCCCAGAAATTCCGCCGCAACATCAATAAAATCTTCCGAAGTAGTCATCCTGTCAGCGAATTTTCGGGCGAATTGCGAGAGAAGGCTCATAAACATGGTCGGGTTTGGCTGCATCCCATCCAGTTGAAGCCGCAGCATATGAAGCATATAAGCTGCCTTATAATAGACCATGATCTTGCGGTCAATGGGGGATATTTCGGAGGCGAGCCGGTCGCCCAGGATAATCGCTCCGGCCCGGAACCCGTCCGATTTGCCGAACTCGGTTGTCCCCTTCTGAGTAATTAATCTCTTCCATTCGCGCAAGTTTTCGCGGAAGACCTTCTCCTCACACTTTATCAACTGGATATAGAGCATCGCCGAATATTCCGCCAGCCCTTCGGTCAGCCAGATGTCATGATAAGTCTTTGGAATCACGGTAAGCCCCCACCACTGATGGGCCACTTCATGGGCACGGAAAAGGTCATCAACGCCCAAATGCGTTTTAAGGAATGTGAAACGGGACAGATGCACGATTCCGGGCGCACCCACCCCATACCAGCCGGCCATCTCAGCCACGTCAAGCCGGCTGAATTGATACGGAGAAAATTTCTCGGAGAAGAATCGGAGCGACCGCGAAACGTCCTCCGCCACATTCCTGACACTGCCGCTACCCCACAAGCCCGTGTTGAGCGCTCTGGATATATAGAAAATCTTGATCGGGATATCCGACGAATCAACCATCAGACTGTCAAAGATTCCATAATCAAAAGTGAGGTATGCCACCGGAAAAGTTGTTATATACTGCAGTATCTTCTTGCCGTCAATTATGGTATCACTCACTTTGTCGCCAACCGAAGTAAAAGCAAAGCCGCGATCAATTTTATATGTGACATCGAAATTCGACTGATGCCAGTATCGGCTGTGGGGGTACCAGTGAACCATATCCTTTTGCACCACGCTGTAGATATCGTAATTATAGAACAGGTTGACTCGATAGGCCACGTTTATCCTGGCCGTATCCCCCTTATGGCAAAAACGCGGTAGTTGTACTGCCAGCCCCTGTCGATCGGCCTCTTTGATATAAGCGCTGGAATCGGCGATATCCCCCCAGACCGAGTCGACGGCATAGTCGGCCGGAAAATTAAACTTGATTACTTTAAGGCTATCGCCGTTCATAGCCAGCGCCATGCGGCAGACAATGCTCGATCGGGCATAAGTGAGAATATTGATATCCATGTTATAGTCGTAAAGATCATATTCATCCAGATAGGCCGGCGTTTCCCCGGAAACACTCGAAATTGAAGAAACAACCTGCGGTTCCTTGAAACCGGGGCGATAAAGAGAAACCGCAACCTGCTCTCTCTGATAGGGATTAAAGGAATAGAGCGTATGCTTGTTCTGATGGTGCATATCGATCCAGAAGAAATCCGGGAGTTGCTCGACAGCCGCCTTATATAAATCCAGAGGAAGATTATACTTATAGGTCATTTCGGGAAGGCGCTGCATGTAACTGAAGCGCGACTTGTCTTTCGCGGGAAACCGGGTCATTTCACCCTGATTGAAATATCGTACAAGAAGTTCCGAATTCTGCGGGAAGGCAAAATATATTTCCTCAAGAGGAAAGAGTATCGAATCGGATTCGTAATAGCGGTGGACTTGCTGCGTTTCGACCGGATCCGGCGGTTTATATACGAACACCCCCTCGCCGACAAAAAAAGCAATGGTCGGAAGCGTATCGATGAAACCGGTGATATAGAGTGTACCGTTCAGAAATGAAATTGTTCCATAAGGCAGGTCAATCGATTCATTCACCATTACTATCTTACGGCACTGATCGGTATTCGGATTCCTGTAAGCGGCAACAGCAGTGCGAAATCCCGCCGCAGAAAGATCGGTGATAGTCAGTAAGAGGAAGACCGGGATGAGAAAGAAAAATCTCGCCCGACTCCCCCGCCGGGAACCGTTAAATGAGTTCATCCAAAATGATAACGGCACGCCGGAGCGTGCCGTTTGGTTGCTATTTGCCTTTAAATTCGGCCTTGCGCTTTTCGAGGAAAGCCTTCATCCCCTCCACGGCATCGGAGGTGCCAAAGATATTACCGAAATTGGCTTTCTCGAAATCGCAGCCACTCTGAATATTGACATCGAGGCCGCGGTTGATACACTCTTTCGCGGTTGCCACCGCCACCGGCGCCTTGGAAAGAATCAGCCTGGCCATCTCCATTGCCTTGTTCATCAATTCTTCGGGCGGATAGACCTCATCCACCAGCCCGATCCGGTGCGCCTCGTGGGCATCGATCAGCTCGCCGGTGAAAATCATCTGCTTGGCCTTGCCGCGTCCGACCAGCCGAGCCAGCCGCTGAGTGCCGCCGTAGCCGGGGATCAGACCGAGATTGACCTCGGGCTGCCCGAACTTGGCTTTCTCCGAAGCGAGACGGATATCGCAGGCCATGGCCAGTTCGCACCCGCCGCCGAGAGCAAAGCCGTTGACCGCCGCAATCACCGGTCGCGGGAAATTCTCAATCGACTGCGCCAGGTACAACCCCAGCATTGATTTCTTGACCGCTTTCGGGACATCGCACTGCGCCAGCTCGGCGATATCGGCCCCGGCCACAAACGCCTTGCCCGCCCCGGTCAGAATGACACAGCCGATTGATTCATCGTTCCAGGCATGGCGGAAAAAATCCTGCAGCTCGGCTATCA contains:
- a CDS encoding M1 family aminopeptidase — translated: MNSFNGSRRGSRARFFFLIPVFLLLTITDLSAAGFRTAVAAYRNPNTDQCRKIVMVNESIDLPYGTISFLNGTLYITGFIDTLPTIAFFVGEGVFVYKPPDPVETQQVHRYYESDSILFPLEEIYFAFPQNSELLVRYFNQGEMTRFPAKDKSRFSYMQRLPEMTYKYNLPLDLYKAAVEQLPDFFWIDMHHQNKHTLYSFNPYQREQVAVSLYRPGFKEPQVVSSISSVSGETPAYLDEYDLYDYNMDINILTYARSSIVCRMALAMNGDSLKVIKFNFPADYAVDSVWGDIADSSAYIKEADRQGLAVQLPRFCHKGDTARINVAYRVNLFYNYDIYSVVQKDMVHWYPHSRYWHQSNFDVTYKIDRGFAFTSVGDKVSDTIIDGKKILQYITTFPVAYLTFDYGIFDSLMVDSSDIPIKIFYISRALNTGLWGSGSVRNVAEDVSRSLRFFSEKFSPYQFSRLDVAEMAGWYGVGAPGIVHLSRFTFLKTHLGVDDLFRAHEVAHQWWGLTVIPKTYHDIWLTEGLAEYSAMLYIQLIKCEEKVFRENLREWKRLITQKGTTEFGKSDGFRAGAIILGDRLASEISPIDRKIMVYYKAAYMLHMLRLQLDGMQPNPTMFMSLLSQFARKFADRMTTSEDFIDVAAEFLGPKTEQFFSQWLYGWQVPKLKKKSKIGADGSVEVIIDVSETGEKFSTIYPIQFKLSDGTIKTELITLTLGRNLFHYVPEAGNKVKSVKFNPDDDILER
- a CDS encoding LysE family transporter — encoded protein: MELLSLFLTAFVVGFSGALMPGPLLAVDIAETPSKGFRTGPIITGGHAIAELAVVILLSFGLAALVKENKTIGNVIGVVGGGMLIFMGLGMLYDLWKSKLKTVEGPTAGKNSGRLVLDGMVASLSNPYWFVWWATTGSAFLVRSLKHGLLGPAVFYVGHILSDLVWYSLVSFLIWKGRKLIAGTGYKILIGACALFLLYLGGLFIHDGITGAI
- a CDS encoding enoyl-CoA hydratase-related protein, whose protein sequence is MEYRNILVKTEDKIALVTINREKALNALNDEVIAELQDFFRHAWNDESIGCVILTGAGKAFVAGADIAELAQCDVPKAVKKSMLGLYLAQSIENFPRPVIAAVNGFALGGGCELAMACDIRLASEKAKFGQPEVNLGLIPGYGGTQRLARLVGRGKAKQMIFTGELIDAHEAHRIGLVDEVYPPEELMNKAMEMARLILSKAPVAVATAKECINRGLDVNIQSGCDFEKANFGNIFGTSDAVEGMKAFLEKRKAEFKGK